Proteins from a genomic interval of Colletotrichum higginsianum IMI 349063 chromosome 6, whole genome shotgun sequence:
- a CDS encoding RNA helicase has product MEGAFNHLGNHLLSDSAAAIKAGADDFTGIEPDDSFLYGKFGGRGGRRRADDDDNQTELYDDEDNDSLTSMPVGALKDLSLGRPQEEDRELPPHACAYCGIHSPSSVVKCLGCNKWFCSARGNATSSHIVNHLVRARHKEVQLHPESTLGDTVLECYNCGTKNVFLLGFIPAKSDTVVVLLCRQPCAANTSSKDMSWDTSRWQPLIEERAFLTWLVATPSDAEQLRARHLTPPMIAKLEEMWKENATATVADLEKAASIDDDPHPVLLKYDDPYHYQNIFGPLVKMESDYDKKLKEAQSEDGLTVRWDYGLNNKHLVSFELHKIESGDVKLAVGDEMRLRYKGELRPAWEGVGYVIKIPNNQSDEVTLELRKAGNEKQVPTECTHNFSADYVWKATSYDRMQYAMKTFAVDDMSVSGYIFHKLLGHDVAVAPMKTTMPKKFSVPGLPDLNTSQIAAIKAVLSTPLSLIQGPPGTGKTVTSATIIYHLCKMNNGQVLVCAPSNVAVDQLCERIHRTGLKVVRLTAKSREDVESSVSFLALHEQVRMNDSNGELVKLAQLKSELGELSSQDEKKFKQLTKAAERDILHNADVVCCTCVGAGDPRLSKMKFRNVLIDESTQSAEPECMIPLVLGCKQVVLVGDHKQLGPVIMNKKAAKAGLNQSLFERLVNLRLVPIRLNIQYRMHPCLSEFPSNMFYDGSLQNGVTVKDRVRRDVDFPWPVVDMPMMFWSNLGNEEISASGTSYLNRTEASNVEKVVTRFFKAGVKPLDIGVITPYEGQRSYIVSTMQNTGTFKKESYKEVEVASVDAFQGREKDFIVLSCVRSNDNQGIGFLSDPRRLNVALTRAKYGLVIIGNPKVLSKHELWHHLLVHFKDRKCLVEGPLTNLQTSLLQFGKPRTAYRQKMSQPPQFNAGGPPNGGNRFNGAGSTRDFDSGSLMSYIPDDVSSIHSSLGGAGLNTTYPPIFSSFTPDQWPGLPGVPGTGRSGNKRGGRGTESIAGESVANSEYTDASASVIGAKGVGQGGVSLGAGLQDAIHGMRPASYSHSDRLKHYVESGGRMGAGNGFGRRYDDDEKSVSTAFHSQIGGGFD; this is encoded by the exons ATGGAGGGAGCGTTCAACCACCTGGGGAACCACCTCCTAAGTGACTCGGCAGCCGCGatcaaggccggcgccgacgattTTACCGGCATCGAACCCGACGACAGTTTCCTCTACGGCAAGTTCGGCGGTCGtggtggccgccgccgcgccgatgacgatgacaacCAAACGGAGCTCTACGACGATGAAGACAACGATAGCTTGACGAGCATGCCCGTTGGGGCCCTGAAGGATTTGAGCCTCGGAAGACCCCAGGAGGAAGATAGGGAGCTTCCTCCCCACGCTTGCGC GTATTGTGGGATTCATTCCCCGAGTTCCGTCGTCAAGTGCCTTGGCTGCAACAAATGGTTTTGTAGTGCCCGCGGCAATGCGACTTCTTCCCACATTGTCAACCATTTGGTGAGAGCTCGACACAAAGAGGTTCAGCTTCACCCCGAATCCACCCTAGGTGATACCGTGCTGGAGTGCTACAACTGCGGAACTAAGAACGTTTTTCTTCTCGGCTTCATCCCTGCCAAGTCGGATACCGTCGTTGTGCTCTTGTGCCGTCAGCCATGTGCCGCGAACACTTCTTCCAAGGATATGAGCTGGGACACTTCTCGATGGCAACCCCTGATTGAGGAGCGAGCTTTTCTGACCTGGCTCGTTGCCACTCCGTCCGATGCTGAGCAGCTTCGAGCTCGGCACCTGACACCGCCCATGATCGCGAAGTTGGAGGAGATGTGGAAGGAGAACGCGACCGCGACTGTTGCGGACCTCGAAAAGGCTGCTAGCATCGATGACGACCCGCACCCCGTCTTGCTCAAGTACGACGACCCCTATCACTACCAGAACATCTTTGGCCCTCTGGTCAAGATGGAGTCCGACTAcgacaagaagctcaaggaggcGCAGTCCGAGGACGGTCTCACCGTTCGCTGGGATTACGGACTCAACAACAAGCATCTGGTCAGCTTCGAACTGCATAAGATAGAGTCTGGTGACGTCAAACTGGCTGTTGGCGATGAGATGCGGCTCCGCTACAAGGGCGAGCTCCGTCCGGCCTGGGAGGGAGTCGGCTATGTCATCAAGATCCCCAACAACCAGTCTGACGAAGTCACTCTCGAGCTGCGTAAGGCCGGCAACGAGAAGCAAGTCCCCACTGAGTGTACCCACAACTTCTCGGCAGACTACGTGTGGAAGGCGACGTCGTATGACCGCATGCAGTATGCGATGAAGACATTCGCCGTGGACGACATGAGTGTCTCGGGATACATCTTCCACAAGCTGCTGGGTCATGATGTCGCGGTTgcgccgatgaagacgaccATGCCTAAGAAGTTCAGCGTTCCTGGCCTCCCCGACCTCAACACGAGCCagatcgccgccatcaaggccgTACTGTCGACCCCGCTCAGCTTGATCCAGGGCCCTCCGGGTACCGGCAAGACTGTGACTTCGGCAACCATTATTTACCACCTGTGCAAGATGAACAATGGACAAGTCCTTGTTTGTGCCCCATccaacgtcgccgtcgaccagCTCTGCGAGCGCATTCACCGCACTGGTCTCAAGGTCGTTCGTCTCACAGCCAAATCCCGCGAGGATGTCGAGTCGTCCGTAAGCTTCCTTGCGCTCCATGAGCAGGTCCGTATGAACGACAGCAACGGAGAGCTAGTCAAGCTTGCACAGCTCAAGAGTGAGCTTGGCGAGCTATCCAGccaggacgagaagaagttCAAGCAGCTCaccaaggcggccgagagaGACATCCTTCACAACGCCGACGTTGTCTGCTGCACTTGTGTTGGCGCTGGTGATCCTCGCCTGTCCAAGATGAAGTTTCGCAACGTCCTCATCGATGAGTCGACCCAATCCGCCGAGCCTGAGTGCATGATTCCTCTTGTCCTTGGGTGTAAGCAGgttgtccttgtcggcgatCACAAGCAACTGGGCCCTGTCATCATGAACAAGAAGGCCGCGAAGGCAGGTCTCAACCAGTCTCTTTTCGAGCGTCTCGTCAACCTGCGATTGGTGCCTATTCGCCTGAACATACAGTACCGCATGCACCCATGTCTATCGGAGTTCCCTTCCAACATGTTCTACGACGGGTCTCTCCAGAACGGCGTCACGGTCAAGGATCGCGTCCGCCGCGATGTGGACTTCCCTTGGCCTGTCGTTGACATGCCGATGATGTTCTGGTCCAACTTGGGCAATGAGGAAATCTCGGCTTCCGGAACGTCGTACCTGAACCGCACTGAGGCGTCCAACGTGGAGAAGGTTGTCACTCGCTTCTTCAAGGCGGGAGTCAAGCCTCTGGACATCGGCGTCATCACTCCGTACGAGGGACAGCGAAGCTACATCGTGAGCACCATGCAGAACACGGGCACATTCAAGAAGGAGAGCTAcaaggaggtcgaggttgCTTCTGTCGATGCCTTCCAGGGTCGTGAGAAGGACTTTATCGTTCTGTCTTGCGTCCGTTCCAACGACAACCAAGGCATCGGCTTCCTTTCGGACCCGCGCCGCCTCAACGTCGCCCTGACCCGTGCTAAGTACGGCCTTGTCATCATCGGTAACCCCAAGGTCCTTTCCAAGCATGAGCTGTGGCACCACTTGCTTGTCCATTTCAAGGACCGCAAGTGCTTGGTCGAGGGACCTTTGACCAACCTGCAGACTTCGCTATTGCAGTTTGGAAAGCCGAGAACCGCTTACCGCCAAAAGATGAGCCAGCCCCCTCAGTTCAACGCAGGCGGCCCCCCCAACGGCGGCAACCGCTTCAACGGCGCTGGCTCGACGCGCGACTTTGATTCGGGCTCGTTGATGTCGTACATCCCTGACGATGTTTCGTCCATCCACAGCTCCCTGGGTGGCGCCGGCCTGAACACCACTTACCCTCCTATCTTTTCGAGCTTCACGCCCGATCAGTGGCCGGGTCTGCCGGGTGTTCCTGGTACGGGACGGTCCGGCAACAAGAGAGGGGGTCGTGGCACTGAGAGCATTGCGGGCGAGAGTGTTGCCAACTCGGAATACACggacgccagcgccagcgtcatcggcgccaaGGGTGTTGGTCAGGGTGGTGTCAGCTTGGGCGCCGGTCTTCAAGATGCCATCCACGGCATGCGCCCGGCGTCATACAGTCACAGCGATCGGTTGAAGCACTACGTCGAAAGCGGCGGTCGCATGGGAGCCGGCAACGGCTTCGGCCGGCggtacgacgacgacgagaagagcgTCAGCACCGCGTTCCACAGCCAGATTGGTGGCGGATTTGACTGA
- a CDS encoding Brix domain-containing protein, which translates to MIRKQARQRRDYLYRKAQILKDAETGEKRAQLRSALAAGKPLDPEIARDKTLRKDFQYDQSKPELSAQEEMDLDDEYSMLSGVSEPRVLVTTSRDCSSRLAAFSKEIRLLLPTSVRLNRGNLILPDLVQSCKSNALTDLVLLHEHRGNPTALTISHLPHGPTVSFSLHNVVLRHDIPGSIRGSVSEAYPHLIFEGFKSRLGQRIVKVLKHLFPPRDPISSRSKIGNRVVTFLNNVSHFSFQDLTGPILTDHDSHVFVRTSYDSVELAEVGPRMTMRPFEIRGGTLDSKEGDVEWHLTHYTRTGRKKEYL; encoded by the exons ATGATTCGCAAACAAGCGCGACAGCGTCGCGATTACCTCTACAGAAAGGCGCAGATTCTGAAGGACGCGGAGACCGGAGAAAAGCGCGCTCAGCTACGTTCTGCGCTCGCTGCTGGAAAGCCACTCGATCCCGAAATTGCACGAGACAAGACGCTTCGCAAGGACTTCCAGTATGACCAGTCCAAGCCAGAGCTAAGCGCCCAGGAGgagatggacttggacgacGAGTACTCGATGTTGAGCGGTGTCTCAGAGCCCAGGGTTCTTGTGACAACCTCGAGAGACTGTTCCAGCCGTCTCGCCGCCTTTTCCAAGGAGATAAGGCTGCTCCTGCC GACGTCTGTACGCCTCAACCGTGGAAATTTGATTCTCCCAGATTTGGTGCAGTCATGCAAATCTAATGCGCTGACTGACCTCGTACTATTGCACGAACATCGCGGAAATCCGACGGCACTCACA ATCAGCCATCTACCGCATGGGCCGACAGTCAGCTTCAGTCTGCACAACGTTGTTCTTC GTCATGACATTCCTGGAAGTATTCGAGGCAGCGTTTCCGAAGCATACCCCCATTTGATCTTTGAGGGCTTCAAGAG CCGCCTTGGGCAAAGAATAGTAAAGGTGTTGAAGCACCTTTTTCCTCCACGCGACCCAATCTCTAGCAGATCAAAAATTGGGAACAGAGTAGTTACCTTCCTAAACAACG TAAGCCACTTCTCGTTTCAGGATCTGACTGGGCCAATACTGACTGACCATGATAGTCACGTTTTCGTCCGAACGTCGTATGACTCTGTCGAGCTTGCCGAGGTTGGACCACGAATGACCATGAGACCCTTTGAGATCCGTGGCGGCACCCTCGACTCGAAGGAAGGAGATGTAGAATGGCATCTCACCCACTACACACGTACTGGCAGAAAGAAGGAGTACTTGTAA
- a CDS encoding SNARE domain-containing protein, with the protein MSYQQYNQNPYAQGPQAESGYDYDSQQPQYGQGQYEMQPYGEADKFAEQPAPTTLSQQDFLQRVQYLRSEIQGLTSDIENIAQLHQRSLAAPDNSASYQLEQAVSATQLRNTAVKDGIKALEKDLAKTRDGSRATKTAQLNSLKNTFKAELNKYQQIEQDYQRRYRDQIARQFRIVHPDATEAEVEEATQMDWGNEGVFQEALKSNRTGQANSILGNVRARHNELQRIEKTLIELATLYQEMATLVETQEPVVEAAEQNAQQTVENIQKGNEQVETANAHARRRRKLKWWCLLVVVLIIIVIALGVGLGLTLGKKTTNT; encoded by the exons ATGTCGTACCAACAGTATAATCAAAACCCCTACGCCCAGGGACCCCAAGCCGAGAGCGGATATGACTACGACAGCCAGCAG CCGCAATATGGTCAAGGCCAGTACGAAATGCAGCCTTACGGGGAGGCCGACAAGTTCGCCGAGCAGCCCGCGCCCACCACCTTGAGCCAGCAAGACTTCCTCCAGCGCGTGCAATACCTGCGCTCAGAGATCCAGGGTCTCACATCTGATATCGAGAACATCGCCCAGCTGCACCAGCGttccctcgccgcccccgacAACAGCGCCAGCTACCAGCTCGAGCAGGCCGTCTCCGCGACGCAACTCCGCAACACGGCAGTCAAGGACGGCATCAAGGCCCTCGAGAAGGACCTGGCCAAGACACGGGATGGGTCTCGCGCAACCAAGACCGCCCAGCTCAACTCGCTGAAGAACACATTCAAGGCCGAACTTAACAAGTATCAGCAGATCGAACAGGACTACCAGCGCCGCTACCGCGACCAAATCGCCCGTCAGTTCCGTATTGTCCACCCGGATGCGACGGAAGCAGAAGTCGAGGAGGCGACGCAGATGGACTGGGGCAACGAAGGTGTTTTCCAGGAAGCG CTCAAATCAAACCGGACAGGCCAAGCCAACTCCATTCTGGGCAACGTCAGGGCTCGCCACAACGAGCTGCAGCGCATCGAAAAGACGCTTATCGAGCTGGCCACACTCTACCAAGAGATGGCAACGCTTGTCGAAACCCAGGAGcctgtcgtcgaggccgccgagcaaAACGCTCAGCAGACGGTCGAGAACATCCAGAAGGGCAACGAACAGGTCGAGACAGCCAACGCTCACGCCAGGAGGCGCAGAAAGCTCAAGTGGTGGTgccttctcgtcgtcgtgctcatcatcatcgtcatcgcgCTCGgtgtcggccttggcctcaCACTGGGCAAGAAGACAACCAACACCTAA
- a CDS encoding Aminodeoxychorismate lyase: MPNDFQLFTSLRYDPGLIRVPKRRLANAGWNAKMTSPLYMLDLHRDRMLRAATYWGWTSAIEAISDSAGLQRLAEVVESFLAQHGKESAMRVKVLLNSEGHLSCEASTVPAVPLENLFPERLPAPGSSKQAGEPSEESPVEVLIDTTETPQSEYTHYKTTKRAMYDTARDRAGIAPADRKEVLLVNSKDGNIMEGSLTTPFFWRNDRWVTPPVSAKYSPENGSGGQDGTSRRWALERGLAVEEEVKADSIADGEPCWVSNGVRGFTFGRVRFDPAKTS, translated from the exons ATGCCCAACGACTTCCAGCTATTTACGTCCCTTCGGTACGACCCAGGGCTCATAAGAGTGCCCAAAAGGCGCTTGGCCAATGCGGGATGGAACGCCAAAATGACGTCGCCCTTATACATGCTGGACCTCCACCGGGATCGGATGTTGCGGGCTGCCACCTACTGGGGTTGGACATCGGCCATCGAAGCTATTTCGGACTCGGCCGGTCTCCAGAGGCTGGCTGAGGTGGTTGAGTCTTTCTTGGCCCAGCACGGGAAGGAGTCGGCTATGAGAGTCAAGGTGCTGCTGAATTCGGAAGGGCATCTCAGCTGCGAAGCGTCAACGGTGCCCGCCGTGCCCTTGGAGAACCTCTTCCCGGAACGACTACCAGCGCCAGGAAGTTCCAAGCAGGCCGGAGAACCGTCCGAGGAGTCTCCTGTGGAGGTGTTAATTGACACGACGGAGACTCCGCAGTCAGAATACACGCACTACAAGACAACAAAACGAGCCATGTACGACACCGCCCGAGACCGCGCCGGCATCGCTCCAGCAGACCGCAAGGAAGTCCTTCTCGTCAACTCCAAAGACGGCAACATCATGGAGGGTAGCTTGACGACCCCGTTCTTCTGGAGAAACGACAGGTGGGTCACTCCGCCGGTGTCTGCCAAATACAGCCCCGAAAATGGCAGCGGCGGGCAAGACGGGACATCCCGCAGATGGGCACTCGAACG CGGTCTGGCTGTGGAAGAAGAGGTTAAAGCCGACAGCATTGCGGACGGAGAGCCATGTTGGGTTAGCAATGGTGTCCGCGGCTTCACCTTTGGGAGAGTGCGATTCGATCCTGCCAAAACAAGTTGA
- a CDS encoding Mitochondrial import receptor subunit tom-70, whose protein sequence is MSNPLPSVPPMASPPTVIPVDSSSGLWDRITTWASDNKAVVYTAAGVAVVATGAGVIYFLNSDSKKDSTPKLSKKERRKRKEAERKAAADAEKQPTPAEAAAPTQPKAAAVETADELPEIDETTVASFTADQREQYAAKLKDVGNQAYGSKDYNKAIDLYSKAILCKANPIFYSNRAACYNALGNWDKVVEDTTAAINLDPEYVKALNRRANAYEHLKMYGEALLDFTASCIIDSFKNESSAQSVERLLKKFAEQKAQEMMASRPNKLPSHTFVGNYLQSFRVKPLPAGLEDSVVLSEETGKGQLQLGLRALEKKTGDGYEEARAAFEKALELGDLGEFEALAYNLRGTFSCLLGKHDDAMTDLTKSIELDPSMTQSYIKRASMNLELGAPEKASMDFEKAMEQNSEDPDIYYHRAQLHFIKGEFSDAAKDYQKSIDLDRDFIFSHIQLGVTQYKMGSIASSMSTFRRCIKNFKEVPDVYNYYGELLLDQGNFQEAIEKFDSAIDMESKTKPMAMNVLPLINKALTLFQWKQDFGEAEKLCQKALIIDPECDIAVATMAQLLLQQGKVTDALKYFERAAELARTEGEIVNALSYAEATRTQLQVQEKYPKLAAKLQGIGPGGMPR, encoded by the exons ATGTCGAATCCCCTGCCGTCCGTGCCTCCCATGGCCAGTCCCCCGACTGTCATTCCCGTTGATTCGTCTTCTGGCCTTTGGGATCGCATCACGACCTGGGCCTCGGACAACAAGGCCGTTGTCTacactgctgctggtgttgctGTCGTCGCCACCGGTGCCGGTGTTATCTACTTCCTCAACAGCGACTCC AAGAAGGATTCGACACCAAAGCTGAgcaagaaggagagaaggaaaagaaaggaggCCGAACGAAAGGCCGCGGCAGACGCAGAGAAGCAGCCCACACCTGCAGAGGCTGCTGCCCCAACGCAACCCAAGGCTGCTGCCGTCGAGACCGCCGATGAACTTCCCGAGATCGATGAAACCACTGTCGCGAGCTTCACGGCCGACCAGCGAGAGCAGTACGCCGCCAAGTTGAAGGATGTCGGCAACCAAGCATATGGCAGCAAGGACTACAACAAGGCTATTGACCTCTACTCCAAGGCCATTCTCTGCAAGGCAAACCCCATCTTCTACTCTAACCGTGCCGCCTGCTACAATGCTCTGGGCAACTGGGACAAGGTCGTCGAAGACAcgaccgccgccatcaacctCGACCCTGAATACGTCAAGGCCCTGAACCGCCGCGCCAACGCCTACGAGCACCTGAAGATGTACGGCGAGGCTCTCCTCGACTTCACCGCCTCTTGCATCATCGACAGCTTCAAGAACGAGAGCAGTGCGCAGTCTGTTGAGCGTCTGCTTAAGAAGTTCGCGGAACAGAAGGCCCAGGAGATGATGGCCAGCCGCCCCAACAAGCTGCCCAGCCATACCTTCGTTGGCAACTACCTCCAGAGCTTCCGTGTCAAGCCTCTTCCGGCCGGCCTGGAGGACTCTGTTGTCCTGTCCGAGGAGACCGGCAAGGGTCAACTGCAGCTTGGCCTGAGAGCTTTGGAGAAAAAGACTGGCGATGGCTACGAGGAGGCAAGAGCCGCCTTCGAGAAGGCCCTGGAGCTTGGCGACCTTGGCGAGTTCGAAGCCCTCGCTTACAACCTCCGCGGTACTTTCAGCTGCCTGCTCGGAAAGCACGACGACGCGATGACGGACCTGACCAAGAGCATTGAGCTGGACCCCTCCATGACCCAAAGCTACATCAAGCGCGCCAGCATGAACCTCGAGCTTGGCGCTCCCGAGAAGGCCTCCATGGACTTTGAGAAGGCCATGGAACAGAACAGCGAGGACCCCGACATTTACTACCACCGCGCTCAACTCCATTTCATCAAGGGCGAGTtctccgacgccgccaaggactATCAAAAGTCGATCGACCTGGACCGCGACTTTATCTTCTCCCACATTCAGCTCGGCGTTACCCAGTACAAGATGGGCTCCATCGCatcgtcgatgtcgaccttCCGTCGTTGCATCAAGAACTTCAAGGAAGTTCCGGATGTCTACAACTACTACGGAGAGTTGCTTCTCGACCAGGGCAACTTCCAGGAGGCCATTGAGAAGTTCGACAGCGCCATTGACATGGAGTCCAAGACGAAGCCCATGGCCATGAACGTTCTTCCTCTTATCAACAAGGCTCTTACCCTCTTCCAATGGAAGCAGGACTTCGGCGAGGCCGAAAAGTTGTGCCAGAAGGCGCTCATCA TCGATCCTGAATGCGATATTGCCGTTGCCACCATGgcccagcttcttcttcagcaggGCAAGGTCACCGATGCGCTCAAGTACTTCGAGCGCGCCGCTGAGCTTGCCCGCACCGAGGGCGAGATCGTCAATGCTCTTTCGTACGCCGAGGCGACGCGCACGCAGCTCCAGGTGCAGGAGAAGTACCCGAAGCTGGCGGCCAAGCTTCAGGGCATTGGCCCGGGTGGCATGCCCCGGTAA